From Cellulophaga lytica DSM 7489, a single genomic window includes:
- a CDS encoding DinB family protein, with product MKKLVYGLLALLLLGFVPSKQGLNNADKELVVTEMTRTSKKLLKTIKGLSSEQLNFKASPESWSVAECVEHIAISESSIFSVVEKAVQVPADASKRKEVKFTDDEVIGVMLNRKNKAKAPSAIEPSGKFGSHKETIKAFVAKRKQNIKYAKKTKDNLRNHYGEMSFGTLDGVQLMVFISAHSERHTLQIKEIMNNENFPKN from the coding sequence AAGAAATTAGTTTACGGATTATTGGCATTACTATTATTAGGTTTTGTTCCATCAAAACAAGGGTTAAATAATGCAGATAAAGAGTTAGTAGTAACAGAAATGACTAGGACAAGTAAAAAGTTGTTAAAAACTATTAAAGGATTAAGTAGTGAGCAGTTAAACTTTAAAGCAAGTCCAGAGTCTTGGTCTGTAGCAGAGTGCGTAGAGCATATAGCAATATCAGAGAGCTCTATTTTTAGTGTGGTAGAAAAGGCAGTGCAAGTGCCAGCAGACGCATCTAAAAGAAAAGAAGTTAAATTTACTGATGATGAGGTGATTGGTGTAATGTTAAATAGAAAAAATAAAGCTAAAGCGCCATCTGCAATTGAGCCTAGCGGTAAGTTTGGCAGCCATAAAGAAACTATTAAAGCTTTTGTTGCAAAAAGAAAACAAAATATTAAATATGCTAAAAAAACAAAAGATAACTTAAGAAATCATTACGGAGAAATGTCTTTTGGTACATTAGATGGTGTACAATTAATGGTATTTATTTCTGCTCATTCTGAGAGACATACACTACAG